A portion of the Malania oleifera isolate guangnan ecotype guangnan chromosome 3, ASM2987363v1, whole genome shotgun sequence genome contains these proteins:
- the LOC131152352 gene encoding GTP-binding nuclear protein Ran-3-like yields the protein MALPNQQTVDYPSFKLVIVGDGGTGKTTFVKRHITGEFEKKYEPTIGVEVHPLDFSTNCGKIRFYCWDTAGQEKFGGLRDGYYIHGQCAIIMFDVTARLTYKNVPTWHRDLCRVCENIPIVLCGNKVDVKNRQVKAKQVTFHRKKNLQYYEISAKSNYNFEKPFLYLARKLAGDANLHFVESVALAPPEVQIDMAQQAMHEAELRDAANQPLPDDDDDTFE from the exons ATG GCGCTCCCGAATCAGCAGACTGTCGATTATCCCAGTTTCAAGCTCGTCATCGTCGGCGATGGTGGAACAG GAAAAACTACGTTCGTGAAGCGGCACATTACTGGAGAATTTGAGAAGAAATATGAGC CGACCATCGGTGTTGAGGTTCATCCGTTGGACTTCTCAACAAACTGTGGAAAGATTAGATTCTATTGTTGGGATACAGCTGGGCAGGAGAAGTTTGGCGGCCTGAGAGATGGTTACTA CATTCATGGGCAGTGTGCGATTATAATGTTTGATGTCACTGCGCGGTTGACATACAAGAATGTTCCAACATGGCACAGAGATCTTTGCAG GGTATGTGAGAACATCCCTATTGTTTTGTGTGGAAACAAGGTTGATGTAAAGAACAGGCAAGTGAAGGCAAAACAGGTCACTTTTCACAGAAAGAAGAATCTCCAATACTATGAAATATCTGCCAAGAGCAACTATAACTTTGAGAAGCCTTTCCTCTATCTTGCTAGAAAGCTTGCTGG AGATGCCAACCTGCACTTTGTGGAGTCAGTAGCCCTCGCTCCTCCTGAAGTTCAAATTGACATGGCTCAACAAGCAAT GCATGAAGCAGAACTGAGAGATGCTGCAAATCAGCCCCTTCCTGATGATGACGATGACACATTTGAGTAG